In Euphorbia lathyris chromosome 9, ddEupLath1.1, whole genome shotgun sequence, the following are encoded in one genomic region:
- the LOC136206791 gene encoding D-3-phosphoglycerate dehydrogenase 3, chloroplastic-like: MASSSSIKPLFSSSSSSSLSSSKSPFLHNHNNINIISFSKLRSLPNSPKSRSLFIQNNALNTAIQSSVNSISEKIIKTFSETSKPTILVSEKLGDAGIKLLGSYGNVECCYDLSQENLCKKIASCDALIVRSGTNVSREVFEAGKGRLKVVGRAGVGIDNVDLAAATEYGCLVVNAPTANTIAAAEHGIALLAAMSRNVAQADASMKAGKWERNKYVGRSLVGKTLAVIGFGKVGSEVARRGKGLGMNVIAHDPYASVDRARAIGVELVSFNQAISSSDFISLHMPLTSSTRNLFNDDTFNQMKDGVCVINVARGGVIDEPALLRALDAKKVAQAALDVFSEEPPSKDNKLLQHHNVIATPHLGASTKEAQEGVAIEIAEAVIGALKGEISTTAVNAPMVPNEVLAELGPYVLLAEKIGKLAVQLVSGGKGIQSVKVIYKSGRHPDDLDTRLLRAMITKGIIEPISSSYVNLVNADFVAKQKGLRISEERMIVDASPEFPVHSIQVVLTNVDSKFASAICEASGQISVEGKVKFGIPHLTKIGPFDVDVSLEGNLILCRQVDQPGMIGQVGNILGKHNVNVNFMSVGRTIRKKQAIMAIGVDEEPRGDTLKEISQVSAVQEFVLLKL, translated from the exons ATGGCGTCGTCTTCCTCAATCAAACCCCTcttttcctcctcctcctcctcctcactATCATCATCAAAATCACCATTTCTCCACAATCACAACAACATCAACATAATCTCCTTCTCAAAACTCCGATCTCTTCCTAATTCCCCCAAATCTCGCTCTCTGTTCATCCAAAACAACGCTTTAAACACCGCGATTCAATCATCCGTCAACTCGATTTCAGAGAAAATCATAAAAACTTTCTCTGAAACCTCTAAACCGACGATTCTAGTCTCGGAGAAGCTCGGAGATGCCGGAATTAAGCTTCTAGGTAGCTATGGAAATGTGGAATGCTGCTACGATCTTTCGCAGGAAAATCTTTGCAAGAAGATCGCGTCGTGCGATGCTTTGATTGTGAGGAGCGGAACTAACGTAAGTAGAGAGGTTTTTGAGGCCGGGAAAGGACGGTTGAAGGTCGTCGGAAGAGCTGGTGTTGGAATTGATAATGTAGATCTGGCGGCTGCTACCGAGTACGGTTGTTTGGTGGTTAATGCACCTACGGCTAATACTATTGCTGCTGCTGAACATGGAATTGCTTTGCTTGCTGCCATGTCTCGAAATGTTGCTCAAGCTGATGCCTCCATGAAAGCTG GAAAATGGGAAAGGAACAAGTATGTAGGAAGGTCTCTAGTAGGAAAAACATTGGCAGTAATAGGATTTGGGAAGGTTGGTTCAGAAGTAGCAAGAAGAGGCAAAGGATTAGGTATGAATGTGATAGCTCATGATCCATATGCATCTGTTGATAGAGCTCGTGCAATTGGTGTGGAATTAGTTTCCTTCAAtcaagctatttcttcttcaGATTTCATCTCCCTTCATATGCCTCTTACTTCTTCCACTCGTAATCTTTTCAATGATGATACTTTCAATCAAATGAAGGATGGTGTTTGTGTTATTAATGTTGCTAGAGGTGGTGTTATTGATGAACCTGCCTTGCTTAGAGCCCTTGATGCTAAGAAAGTTGCTCAG GCAGCATTGGATGTGTTTTCTGAAGAACCTCCATCAAAAGATAACAAATTACTCCAACATCACAATGTTATCGCTACACCTCATCTCGGAGCAAGCACAAAAGAAGCCCAG GAAGGCGTAGCCATCGAAATAGCCGAGGCAGTAATAGGAGCACTTAAAGGAGAAATATCAACCACAGCCGTAAACGCACCCATGGTTCCAAACGAAGTTCTAGCCGAACTCGGTCCTTACGTCTTACTAGCCGAAAAAATCGGTAAACTAGCCGTACAATTAGTTTCAGGAGGAAAAGGAATTCAATCAGTAAAAGTCATATACAAATCAGGCCGCCACCCCGACGATCTCGACACGAGACTCCTTCGCGCAATGATAACGAAAGGCATAATAGAACCAATATCATCATCCTACGTCAATCTCGTCAACGCAGATTTCGTCGCTAAACAAAAGGGACTTCGCATTAGCGAGGAAAGAATGATCGTCGACGCTTCCCCCGAGTTCCCGGTGCATTCAATTCAAGTAGTATTAACCAATGTTGATTCAAAATTTGCAAGTGCAATATGTGAAGCTAGTGGGCAAATAAGTGTTGAAGGAAAAGTGAAATTTGGGATTCCACATTTGACAAAAATAGGTCCATTTGATGTTGATGTTAGCTTAGAAGGGAATTTAATTTTGTGTAGACAAGTTGATCAACCTGGTATGATTGGACAAGTTGGGAATATACTTGGGAAACATAATGTTAATGTGAATTTTATGAGTGTGGGAAGAACTATTAGGAAGAAACAAGCTATTATGGCGATCGGAGTTGACGAAGAACCTCGGGGTGATACTTTGAAAGAAATCAGTCAAGTTTCTGCTGTTCAAGAGTTCGTGTTGCTCAAATTGTAA